A single genomic interval of Coregonus clupeaformis isolate EN_2021a chromosome 36, ASM2061545v1, whole genome shotgun sequence harbors:
- the LOC121552347 gene encoding 40S ribosomal protein S29, whose amino-acid sequence MRTILPSFLTSSERDKMGHQQLYWSHPRKFGQGSRSCRVCSNRHGLIRKYGLNMCRQCFRQYANDIGFVKLD is encoded by the exons ATGCGCACCATACTTCCTTCCTTTCTGACATCGAGCGAAAGAGACAAGATGGGTCATCAGCAGCTCTATTGGAGTCACCCCAGAAAATTCGGTCAGGGATCCCGATCCTG CCGGGTATGCTCGAACAGACACGGTTTGATCCGTAAATACGGGCTCAACATGTGCCGCCAGTGCTTCAGGCAGTACGCGAATGACATTGGCTTTGTCAAG CTGGACTAA